The following proteins come from a genomic window of Microbacterium sp. JZ31:
- a CDS encoding AEC family transporter, producing the protein MIGVLTGFAVVGLAIVTGFIVARIDLLGEHARYVLSRLTFFVLNPFLLFAVLSDADLTLLFSALLPVSLLAACAIFLLYGLIARFVWKRSLGEIVVGALGAGYVNGNNIGIPISTYLLGNGAYAAPVILIQLLLITPVVLAILDTVSSGGAAGWRGLGRAVRRTLRNPMIIGAALGVLVAVTGIELPPIVSEPIGLLAGAAVPVLLLSFGMSLHGQRVLTSPASRGDVLLATGMKLLIMPVVAWALGLLFQLDAHAMLVVVVLASLPSAQNVFNYAQRYGVGEVLARDVVFLTTFGCIPVVFASAVIFGG; encoded by the coding sequence GTGATCGGCGTCCTGACCGGGTTCGCGGTCGTCGGGCTGGCGATCGTCACCGGCTTCATCGTCGCGCGCATCGACCTGCTCGGCGAGCATGCGCGATACGTCCTCAGCCGCCTGACGTTCTTCGTGCTCAACCCGTTCCTGCTGTTCGCCGTGCTGTCGGATGCGGACCTCACCCTGCTGTTCTCCGCGCTGCTGCCCGTGTCCCTGCTCGCAGCCTGTGCGATCTTCCTCCTCTACGGGCTGATCGCACGATTCGTCTGGAAGCGGTCGCTCGGCGAGATCGTGGTCGGCGCACTCGGCGCGGGATACGTCAACGGCAACAACATCGGCATCCCGATCTCCACCTATCTCCTGGGCAACGGCGCGTACGCGGCGCCCGTGATCCTCATCCAGCTCCTGCTGATCACGCCGGTCGTGCTGGCGATCCTCGACACGGTCTCGAGCGGCGGGGCCGCCGGATGGCGCGGGCTCGGTCGCGCCGTCCGCAGGACGCTGCGCAATCCGATGATCATCGGCGCGGCGCTCGGCGTGCTGGTGGCGGTGACGGGCATCGAGCTGCCGCCGATCGTGTCGGAGCCGATCGGCCTGCTGGCGGGCGCCGCCGTGCCCGTGCTGCTGCTGAGCTTCGGCATGTCGCTGCACGGACAGCGGGTGCTCACGAGCCCCGCCTCGCGCGGCGACGTCCTGCTCGCGACGGGAATGAAGCTGCTCATCATGCCCGTGGTGGCGTGGGCGCTCGGGCTGCTGTTCCAGCTGGACGCGCACGCGATGCTGGTCGTCGTCGTGCTCGCGAGCCTGCCGAGTGCGCAGAACGTCTTCAACTACGCGCAGCGCTACGGGGTCGGCGAGGTCCTCGCCCGCGACGTGGTGTTCCTCACGACGTTCGGCTGCATCCCCGTCGTGTTCGCCTCCGCCGTGATCTTCGGCGGCTGA
- a CDS encoding anthranilate synthase component I family protein, with product MIAAERIAAAARSGRCVWLHAGDGGPQLAWLELHDVSLTYDAARREVTRHADGAAEVVGDDIFAVLSAELAAGTATDRWFGYFGYAARPDLPARPDGMLPDAVWMRPSHIERLPLPGATAPRAADDVDGGPTPDEYRVAFAAVQEHLHAGNSYEVNLTYRAAVGRDLSPLDAFARLWALNPAPYAAYLHHDVPGARAFLAGSSPERYARIDADGAVRELSTKPIKGTTPRGATPDEDAAAAQRLRTDQRYRSENLMIVDLLRHDLSQVCEVGSVEVPALMAVESYASVHQLVSTVRGVLRPDVASIDALRALFPAGSMTGAPKLRTMQIIDEVEQTPRGAYAGALGWIAGDGRADLGVIIRTLLTDGSGAYVLGTGGGITVQSDADDEYAESRWKAERLIRALEG from the coding sequence GTGATCGCCGCCGAGCGGATCGCCGCGGCGGCGCGAAGCGGGCGCTGCGTCTGGCTGCACGCCGGCGACGGCGGCCCGCAGCTCGCGTGGCTCGAGCTGCACGACGTGTCGCTGACCTATGACGCCGCGCGGCGCGAGGTGACGCGCCACGCGGACGGAGCGGCCGAGGTCGTCGGCGATGACATCTTCGCCGTGCTGTCGGCCGAGCTCGCGGCAGGCACGGCGACCGACCGCTGGTTCGGCTACTTCGGCTATGCGGCGCGACCGGACCTGCCGGCGCGGCCGGACGGCATGCTGCCGGATGCCGTGTGGATGCGTCCGTCTCACATCGAGCGGCTGCCGCTGCCGGGCGCCACCGCACCCCGAGCCGCGGACGATGTCGACGGTGGTCCCACGCCCGACGAGTACCGCGTCGCGTTCGCGGCGGTGCAGGAGCACCTGCACGCCGGGAACTCGTACGAGGTGAATCTGACATACCGCGCGGCGGTCGGCCGCGATCTCTCACCGCTCGACGCGTTCGCGCGGCTGTGGGCGCTCAACCCGGCACCGTACGCCGCGTATCTGCATCACGACGTGCCGGGGGCGCGGGCGTTCCTCGCCGGATCCTCTCCCGAACGCTATGCGCGCATCGACGCGGACGGCGCGGTCCGGGAGCTCTCGACGAAGCCGATCAAGGGCACGACGCCGCGCGGTGCGACACCCGACGAGGACGCCGCGGCCGCGCAGCGGCTGCGCACCGACCAGCGGTACCGTTCCGAGAACCTCATGATCGTCGATCTGCTGCGCCACGACCTGTCGCAGGTCTGCGAGGTCGGGTCTGTCGAGGTGCCGGCGCTGATGGCGGTCGAGTCGTACGCGTCGGTGCACCAGCTCGTGTCCACCGTGCGCGGCGTTCTGCGTCCCGACGTCGCATCGATCGACGCGCTGCGCGCGCTTTTCCCGGCCGGGTCGATGACGGGCGCGCCGAAGCTGCGGACGATGCAGATCATCGACGAGGTCGAGCAGACGCCGCGCGGCGCCTACGCGGGCGCGCTGGGATGGATCGCCGGCGACGGGCGCGCCGATCTGGGCGTGATCATCCGCACGCTGCTGACGGACGGATCGGGAGCCTACGTGCTCGGCACGGGAGGCGGCATCACCGTGCAGTCCGACGCCGACGACGAGTACGCGGAGTCGCGCTGGAAGGCCGAACGGCTCATCCGCGCGCTCGAAGGCTGA
- a CDS encoding anthranilate synthase component II, with translation MPSHDVVVVDHHDSYTGNLVHLIARVTGVLPRVVEHDECTVSEVLAHDYVVLSPGPGHPADPHDFAVGREVLRAGERPVLGVCLGMQGIVTTFGGRVERVDPGHGVDATVRHVGAGLFAGVPDGFRAIRYHSLAALELPDELVVTASDERTGLVMGVAHRVLPISGVQFHPESILTEHGELIVRNFLDAA, from the coding sequence ATGCCCTCACACGACGTGGTCGTCGTCGATCACCACGACAGCTACACCGGCAATCTCGTGCACCTGATCGCGCGCGTGACCGGTGTGCTGCCGCGCGTCGTCGAGCACGATGAGTGCACGGTTAGCGAGGTGCTCGCGCACGACTACGTCGTGCTGTCCCCGGGCCCCGGCCATCCGGCGGATCCGCACGACTTCGCGGTCGGGCGAGAGGTGCTGCGCGCGGGGGAGCGACCCGTGCTCGGCGTGTGCCTGGGCATGCAGGGGATCGTCACGACCTTCGGCGGCAGGGTCGAGCGCGTCGACCCCGGCCACGGCGTCGACGCGACCGTGCGGCACGTCGGAGCGGGCCTGTTCGCCGGCGTGCCCGACGGCTTCCGCGCGATCCGATACCACTCGCTCGCGGCGCTGGAGCTGCCCGACGAGCTCGTCGTCACTGCCTCGGACGAGCGCACGGGCCTCGTGATGGGCGTCGCACACCGCGTGCTGCCGATCAGCGGCGTGCAGTTCCATCCCGAGTCGATCCTGACCGAGCACGGTGAGCTGATCGTGCGGAACTTCCTGGACGCCGCGTGA